A single region of the Changchengzhania lutea genome encodes:
- a CDS encoding low molecular weight protein-tyrosine-phosphatase, whose translation MTKILMVCLGNICRSPLAEGILKSKLSQEKFIIDSAGTANYHTGNAPDKRSIAVAKKYGIDISTLKGRQFNTLDFDAFDIIYVMDQSNYNNVVSLARNEDDKNKVKFILNATYPNQNHSLPDPYHGGDEGFENIYKLLDEACAKIANQLS comes from the coding sequence ATGACTAAGATTCTTATGGTTTGTTTAGGCAATATTTGCCGATCACCATTAGCTGAAGGCATATTAAAATCCAAACTTTCACAAGAAAAATTTATAATTGACTCAGCTGGTACAGCTAATTATCATACTGGGAATGCTCCAGACAAACGCTCCATAGCCGTCGCCAAAAAGTACGGTATCGATATTTCAACATTAAAAGGACGCCAGTTCAATACATTGGATTTTGATGCTTTCGACATTATATATGTGATGGATCAATCAAACTACAATAATGTGGTGTCGTTAGCTAGAAATGAAGATGATAAAAACAAAGTCAAGTTTATTCTTAATGCCACCTATCCCAATCAAAATCATAGTTTACCCGATCCTTATCATGGAGGTGATGAAGGTTTTGAGAATATTTACAAATTACTAGATGAAGCTTGTGCTAAAATTGCGAACCAATTAAGCTAG
- a CDS encoding SAM-dependent methyltransferase: protein MNSVSGKLFLIPTTLGDNEPLEVLPLSVKKVIEDVNVYIVENEKTARKFIKKVSKKKQQSTLTLHVLNKFTEESELPTFLETCLNGYNVGLLSEAGCPGIADPGADIVKLAHQKNIKVIPLVGPSSILMAMMSSGMNGQNFAFNGYLPIDKDERKREIKNLERLSFEKKQSQIFIETPYRNNKMLEDLSNVLDNNTDLCVACDITLATEYIKTQTAKAWKQTKVDLHKRPTIFIIYKS, encoded by the coding sequence ATGAATTCTGTTTCAGGAAAATTATTTCTTATTCCAACCACATTAGGCGACAATGAACCATTAGAAGTGTTGCCGCTTTCAGTTAAAAAGGTGATTGAGGACGTTAATGTTTATATTGTTGAAAATGAAAAAACGGCTAGAAAGTTTATTAAAAAAGTGAGCAAAAAAAAGCAACAATCTACTTTAACACTTCATGTCTTAAATAAATTCACTGAAGAATCTGAACTGCCTACTTTTTTAGAAACCTGTTTAAACGGATACAATGTAGGTCTATTATCGGAAGCGGGTTGTCCTGGAATTGCAGATCCTGGTGCCGATATTGTAAAATTAGCACATCAAAAAAATATTAAGGTAATTCCCTTAGTTGGCCCCTCCTCTATTCTAATGGCTATGATGAGTTCTGGAATGAATGGTCAAAACTTTGCTTTTAACGGCTACCTGCCTATTGATAAAGATGAAAGAAAGCGTGAGATAAAAAATTTAGAACGTTTATCTTTTGAAAAAAAACAATCTCAAATTTTTATTGAAACCCCGTACAGAAATAATAAAATGCTTGAAGATTTAAGTAATGTTCTAGACAATAATACAGACTTATGTGTGGCCTGCGATATCACATTAGCCACAGAATATATTAAAACACAAACTGCTAAGGCATGGAAACAAACAAAAGTAGACCTTCATAAAAGGCCTACTATATTTATTATTTATAAAAGTTAG